The nucleotide window GAAGGAAAGACCGTCGTCGACCTGTTCCGCCACCACTACAACATCCCGCTGGTGCACGTGGATGCGTCGGAGACCTTCCTCGGCGCGCTGAAGGGCGTCACCGATCCGGAGCAGAAGCGCAAGACCATCGGCAAGCTGTTCATCGACGTGTTCGAGGCCGAGGCCAGACGCGTCGGCGGCGCCGACTTCCTGGCGCAGGGCACGCTGTACCCGGACGTGATCGAGAGCGTGTCGTTCACCGGCGGCCCGTCGGTGACGATCAAGTCGCACCACAACGTCGGCGGCCTGCCCGCACGCATGAACATGAAGCTGGTCGAGCCGCTCCGCGAGCTGTTCAAGGACGAAGTCCGCGCATTGGGGCGCGAGCTCGGGTTGCCCGACGTGTTCGTCGGCCGCCACCCGTTCCCGGGCCCCGGCCTCGCCATCCGCTGCCCCGGCGAGATCACCGAAGAGAAGCTGGAGATCCTGCGCAACGCGGATGCGGTGTATATCGACCAGATCCGCAAGGCGGGCCTCTACGACGACATCTGGCAGGCGTTCGCCGTGCTGCTCCCGGTCCGCACCGTCGGCGTGATGGGCGACGGCCGCACCTATGAGTACGTCGTCGGCCTGCGCGCCGTGACGTCGACCGACGGCATGACCGCCGACTTCTATCAGTTTGAAATGTCCTTCCTCGGCGCCACCGCGACGCGGATCATCAACGAAGTGAAGGGCGTCAATCGCGTGGTGTACGACGTCACGAGCAAGCCGCCGGGGACGATTGAGTGGGAATGATTTTGTCGACCCATAGGATGAGTATTCGGTGTTGATGGGTCGGATCACCTCTAATTTCTCACGGTGCTGAGCACGATGGCGGCAACAAATCGTTATTGGGTTGCTGCTGCGTCGCGGTTAGCGAGTGTCGGCGGGGGAGGATTTTGTTTGCCTCCCTGGTCTGTCCAGCCGGGCGGCAGGCCGATGCCGTCTCCGAGCAGGCCGACGACGCCGGGCAACCTTCCGAAAGCTTCGCAGGCTGGATATTTGGGTGCAGCGCCGAGGGCAGCCATCAGCGCGTTGGCCGACGGAGCTGAAGGGAGGCCACCGAACGGCGTCTTCCCGATCACGAGCATCTTGCTGAAATCGTCACCGAACGATGCCGCGAGACCATAGGCGTCGCCTTCCTCGGCCACCCGACCCGGATCGAGCGCTGTGGCGCCGCGGCCCCAGACCATCGCAGCCTTTTGGTTGCCGCGGTCGTCGGTCGCTTCGGCCTCGAGCGACAGGCTGCCGAGGCCGATCGGGATGCGCGGAATGGGGAAGGGGACGCCGGGAAGAAGCACTGTTTTGGCCACGAACGCGCCTTTGGAGAGGCCGACTGCCACGGTGTTGGTTGGTGTGACGTGGGTGATGACGGCTCGCACGGTGAGATCGGCCGGCTCCGCTGCGCTCACGACCCGAAAACGCTCACTCAAACCATAACAGAGTGTCCTGTCGGCGGCATTCGTGACGAGTCTGCGCTGTGTCGCCGTGAGCGGCCCGCGACCGTCGGGGTCCGGAAACGCCGTCGGAACAATCCGCACCGTCTTTGCTGCAAGTACGTCTTCCCGGCTCACCTTCAGGAGTGAGCGGGTCACGAGCCCGTCCGACGGCTTGAGATCGGCATAGCCGTGGAGCGATCCGGCACGGTTCAGGGGGGCGGTGGCGCATCCCGACATCAATCCCGACAGAACCACCGCCGTGCAACAGGTGAAGTCGGCCGAACGGCGAAGGGACGGCGCGGGAGGGGGCATAAGGATGGTTTCCGAGATGCGTGAATAATTGCACTCGGGTGTAATTTAAAAGTGCGGCCCTTTTGTGAAGACATTGCACTCAGGTGTAATTTTACTTCGAGCGCAATTGATGGGAAAAGGCGCTCATGAAAGAGCTGCAGACAAAACAGGACGTTTCCGAGAAGCCGGAAGGCCTTCGCGAGCGAAAGCGGCGCGAGACCTTGCAGCGCATCTCCGACGCCGCGCTCGAGCTGTTTCTCAACAAGGGCTTTGATGCGACGACGCTGGATGAGATCGCCGAGGCCGCCGGCATCTCCCGCAGAACCTTCTTCTACTATTTCGCGAGCAAGGACGACATTCTCACCGCATATCTTGGCCGACGCACGGACGAACTGAGGGCGGCTGTGCTCCAGAGCTCATCGGCTGGCGAGCCCATCGATGTGGTTTGCAACGCGTTGCTCAAGCTCGCGTCCAAGTTTGGCGATCGCAAAACGATTGCGACCGCGGGGCTGGTGTCAGGCAGCGAGTTCTTGGGTACTCGCGCTCAGAGCCGGTATCAGACATTCGAGCAAGGTGTTGCCGACGCGCTGTTCGAGATCTGGCCAAAGAAGGATCGCCGCGACGGCTTGCGGTTGGTCGCCATGGTCTCGATCGGCGCCCTGCGGCTTGGCGTCGATCGATGGCTCGAACACGGTGGCAAGCGTCCGCTCGCCAAGTACATCGAGGACGCCTTCAGGAATTTGAAGGCAGAAATCTAAGCTCTGGTCGGGATACCCGGACCGGAGCAAGCAGTGTCGGCTATCTCCGCCCGCTCACCCCGTCCGCAGCATCGCCGCCGCGAAGTTCCGATACGTGTGCAGCGGCCTGCCCAGCAGCTTGGTGAGCCGCTAGACATCTCCGGCCTCCGGGATCGTGCCGTCGCTGACGTCGCGTTCGGCCATGAGGCGCATTTTGTAGGCAGTTCTTTCGGCCTGAAGCTCACCATGGTCTGCTCGAAGCCGCTCGGATCGTCGCCGGAAAAGATCCACGAAGGATACCCGAACCGTGATATCGCGCTCTCTCAACCGACAAAGACGGAAATGATCAGGGCGTTGACGATATCGATGAAGAAGCCGCACACCAGAGGCACGACGATGAAGGCGCGGTGGGCGGCGCCGTATTGCTGGGTGACCGCTGTCATGTTGGCAATTGCGGTGGCTGTCGAGCCCAGCGCGATTCCACCGAAGCCCGCCGAGATCACCACAGCCTCGTAGTCCTTCCCCATCAACCGGAACACGATCGATATCGTGAAGATGACCGCCAGGATGATCTGCACGACAAGGGCCGAGGCGACGAAGGTGAAGACGCCATTGAGCTGCCAGAGCTGAAGTCCCATTAGCGCCATGGTCAGGAACAGGCCGAGGGCGAGGTCTGAGACGAGCGCCAGCCCGTCGTCCACGCCGGGCCAAAGTTTTTGGACGCGCGAGCTCACGGCGATGGGCATGAGGTTGCGGATCAGGATTCCGGCCATCAGGCAGCTCACGAAGGCGGGCAGGTTCAGGCCTGTGCGTGTCAGCGCATCATGAATGCCGAGCCCGAGGATGATGGCGAGGTTCAAGGCCAGCACAGCCCAAAGGATGCAGAAGTAGTCGAGCTTGGGCTGACGGCCGTCATTGGAAACGCCGATGGAGAGTTCAGGGTCGTCGGTGGCGGCGACACTGTGACGCTTCATCAGGAAGGCGGCCACCGGGCCGCCGATAATGCAAGCTGCTATCAAGCCGACGGTGTTGGCCGCGACACCCAATTCCATCGCGTTGCTGATGCCGAGCTGCTCGGTGAATGTCGGTGCCCATGCGAGCGTCGTGCCGATGCCGCCGGTCAGCGAGATCGAGCCCACCATCAGTCCGGCCTTGGCTTCGAGTCCGAACAGCGAAGCCATGCCCATGCCGGCGAAGTTCTGGATCAGCATGAGGACGACAGCGAGCGACAGCAGGATGACCAGCGGTCGGCCGCCGGCCAGAAGCATCTTGACCTCGGCTTTCAGTCCGATGCCGGCAAAAAACAACAGCAGCAGAAAGTCGCGCATCGCGAGATCAAAGGTGATCTGCCGATCGAGAAGCGTGTAGCTGAGGGCGACCACCGCTGTGCACAGGAACCCGCCGATGACCGGCTCGGGAATGGAATATTTGCGCAGCAGCGGCGCGTTCAGTGTCGCGATCTTGCCGGTCAGAAGCAGGATGACGGCGATCGTGAACGTATAGAAGGCATCGATTTCCATAGGCTTTTCGAATTCCAATGGGGACGAGCCAGTGACAGCAGTTTTGCCATCACTGCGGACAGGGTTTTGATCAGGCTGCTCGCTCAACGCGCGCGGTTGGCAGTCATCGGGAGGGGCGGGCGCGGGACACCGCGATGTGCGTATGCCGGCGAAAGCGTGGTTTGGGCGGCGAGTCGGACCTCGAAAGAGGAACGCTTGTCTGCCGTTCCACGAGATAGCGGATCGGCGGCTTGCCGACCATCTTGCGAAACATCGTGACGAAACTGCTGGCGCTCTCGTAGCCGAGGTCGACAGCGACGGTCTGGACCGTCTCGCCGGCGCTCAGCCGCCGCAGCGCGAGGATGACGTGGAGCTGGCGGCGCCAGTGGCCGAAACTCATGCCGATCTCGTCCATCAACATGCGGCTGAGACTGCGCTCGCTGAGCGCGACCCGGCCGGCCCATTCCGCAACGGTCGCGTGATCCGCCGGCGATGACACTAACAACTCGGCGAGCTGCTTGAGCCGGGGATCTGAGGGGATCGGAAGGCAGAGCTGCTCGGCAGGAGCTTTGGCGAGCTCATCGAGAAACACCGCAACGATGCGGCCGTCCGGTCCATCGACGTCGTAGCGCTCCGGCAGCTCGCTGGCCCTGATCAGCAGATGTCTCAGCAGATCCGCAATCGCGATCGTGCAACATGTGACCGGCAGGCCCGCGGCTGCATCCGGCGCGACGAAAAGGCAGATGCACTCCACCTCGCCGGAGCCGAAGGCCGCATGCGGCAGACCGCCGGGAATCCAGATGGCGCATTGCGGCGGCACGATCCAGACGCCGTCTTCAACCTCGCAGTTGACGACGCCTCTGGCGCAATACAGCAGCTGCGCCTTGTCGTGACGATGCCGCTTGGATTGCTCGATGCTCTCGAGGCTGCCGACGCCATTCGCCGCGACAAGGTCGCGCGGGACCTCATCGACATACGACGACCAATCTCCTCGGAGAGTCCGATCCACGGGGGCTCGCTGCGACAGTGAATTTGGCCGGTTTAAAACATGCAATGTCGTGGTTGCGCAATGACGCCAATTGCGCGTCGCTCTATCGTCGAGGCCAGGCTCCGGTTGACGCGGCTCGCCGCCGCCGACCGATCGTAGATGGATGGACCTGGGATGGACGACAGCAGACAACTCCGGCTTCCGCTCGTTTGGCTGATCACGGCGGTCGGCGTGACGATCTACGGCATGATTCAGATCTTCACCTACCTGGCGCATGCCGGTGCGCAGGAGGCAACGCCGCCGCTGAACTTCACCGCCGCGCAAGTGTGGACGATCGCGGCTTTCTATGGCGCTTGGGTGATCCCGGCTCTGCTGGCGCTGATCGAGCGTCGCGCAGCCCATCGGGCGTCGCTGATCCTCGGCGGGATTCTTGTGGTGCTGACGACGCTCGCGGGCGTGTTCGACGGCATCCGCGATGGCGGCCATCTCGTTGTCTTGGTGCTGTTGGCCGTCACGCTTCCCGGCGCAGTCGCGACCGCGCTGTCGTGGCTCCGGCTTCGGGCCGCCTGATCAGCACGACAGACCGATAAGGACTCCAGCCATGCCGATGGACAACTCGAATTTCCCTTTCGTCTGGATGAGCTACACAGACGGCCCCGGTCACGATCATGACGAGGACTTCGCATCGTTTGAAGAGAATCTGAAGCGCGGCGAGCCGTTCGTGGTGCTGACCGATTCCGCCCCGAGCGAAGACCATGAGCATTCGCAGGCGGAACGAAAGCGGACGTCGCTGTGGATGAAGAAGCACAAGGCCGAGCTGCGAAAGCTCGTGCTGGCCATGATCATCGTCGAGCCGAGCGCCGCCAAACGCCTCGCGTTCAAGGCGTTCGGCATCACGTTCCAGAAGTTCTGGGGCTACCCGATGCTGCTCGCCGCGTCGCGCGACGAGGCGATGGCGATCGGGCGAAAACTGCTGTCGGATCGCGCCGGGCCGAACGCTGCCTGACGAATGCGCGGCGGTGCGCTGTTCGTTCGGAGCTAGATCACGCGCGGTGCCGAAATCGGCGGCCGGATCGCGTCATCGCCTCTCAGTGATGTCCTGGCCCTTGCTCTCCGCCAGCGCGCAGCACGAAATCGGCGCGGGCTGCGGTGGGGAGCTTGGGGAGCGGTACGACGTCGTAGCCCAGCGCCGGATAGGCTGCGGATAGGCGGTCGTATTCGGCAACGGCGGCCTCGAAGCCGTGGCGGCGGCCGTCGTCGGCGACGTAGATCTCGGGCCAGGGCGGCGCCATGAAAATGCGGCGGTGATAGCGATGCGCCGCGGCCAGCGGGCGCAGCACGTCGTCGCCGGCCATGGCCTGCAGCGCCGCTGCCGCATCGATCAGGCCGCGGTCGAAGAAGGTCCAGCCGGTGTTCTTCGCCGCCGCCGCATGGTCGGCGATTGCCATCGCGATGGCGCGGCGCAGGAACGCGGCGAGATCGATCCACGGCAGCCCGCTGCCACCGACAGCCGTCTCCTCGGCGATGATGCGGCGGCCGGGCTCTTCGACCACGCGATGTCCTCTCGCCCTTAGCTCGGCGAGCAGGCTGGATTTCCCGCCGCCGGAGCAGCCGGAGATCACCACAAGTCCACCGTTCAAACCTGACACTCCTGTGTTGCGGATTGACGCTGCGCGATGGAAGCGAAGTCCGCGGCGTGAGGAGCGCATCGAAGATCGCTGATCGGGTTGCTACGGCTCCCGAAGGGGTACGGTCCGTGCCCTGGACGTCGCGCGTGCGGGCCCGGTACGTCGTCATGTCCCGGGCCCGTTCAGCTTACCCCATCATCCCGATCGCCTTGCGAATTGCGATCTGGACGGGCGAAGCTGGAAGTGACGGGTCGAACTCACCCTTTGGTAGCAGCGGGGGTTGAGCCAAGAAGCGCGGCTGAGACCCACGATGCGGTTGTGCCGAATGCACGAGGAAGGGATGGCAAAAATAGACCGTTCCTGCCTCGCCGGTGGCGAGCACCACATCGCAATTCTCGGTCGAAGCAAAGTTGTCGGCTGTGAGTTCACCGAGGGTGAGGCCTCGGTCGCCATGCGGCAACAACTGCCTGGCTATCGGCAGATGTGAGCCACAGCGGATGCGGGTCGGCGCATCATTCTCTCCGATGTCCGAGAAGAGGAACAGCATCAGCAGAGCACGTCCGCTGCTCTTGACGTTGGCGCGCCATTGCAGGAAGTCGGGATGATCGGTCCCGAAGCTGACGTCGATGTGCCACCCCGTGTCGCCAGGATCGATCGCAGAGGGGAATCGGATGGGAAACGTCCCAAGCCCACTAGGCCTCAGCCAGCGTCCAGGACCCACCAGAGCGTCATATGCGCGGTGCAGGATCGGCGTGTTCGCGGCATCGACAAAAGCTCTGCCAGTCATGAAGCCAAGACGAACGACCGGCTGTTTCCAAGTCTCCGGTGCACCTGGCGAAAGGCCCATGGCGTTCCACAGTTGATCCCGCCCCAGACGAGCGAGTTCGTTATCGAAAGCACCTGCGAGCTTGAGATATCCGTGGTCGATGAAGTGCTCGATCTGAGCGTTGCTTAGATCGGAATGATGTAGGCCCGACATTCAATAAATCTCCGCACGACCTCCACTCGGGAACGGCCGTTGATGATCCAGACGGCATAGAAGTGCCGCGACGACGAGCGCCGTCAGATCAGCGGAAAGAATGTGGATTTGAACATCATTGCCTCGATAATTTAGCGATACGTGGCCTCACAGGCAAGACACACGGGCAGACAGCTCGATGCATGTCCGAGACCACAAAGCGCGGCGATCTGTACGTTTGTATTTGGTCGGCGTGGTCGCGATCGCGGTCCTCCGGTGCGGCAAAGATCGACCGGCACCCGGCAACAGTTTCCTGCATTCCGCGGAGCGCGATGCGCGCGTCATCGTCGGTTCGTTCGGAAACAACGAGAAACCATGCGGTTCCGGATGGCACGGCGGTTGCTTCGAGTCCGGCTGAGCGATTGCGTCGAAGAGACCAGTCGAGCGATGGGATCGAAGGTGCGCCATGAGCATTTCCGGCATCGGGTCGTCTGCTGCGGCCCAGAGCATCACCCCGTGGAGCAGCAGCGCCAAGAGCGCGTCGGCTGCACCGGCATCTGCCGGCGGCACGACGTCGTCGGCATCGGGCAGCGGCGGTGTACGGAAGACCGACTTCACTCAGATGACCCGCAAGGATCTGTTCGACTGGATCAACAGCAAGATCGCCAGCGGCGAGATGAGTTTCGACGAGAGTTCGACCTTCGTCAGCATGACCGTGAGCTTCCGGGAAGACGGCGCCCCCACGGGGCTCGACGACAAACAGCAGGTCGATTTCATGCAGGCGGTGCGGAATGGCATGGCGCGAGCCCAGAAGACGAACGACCCCGAATTGTTCGACCGGCTTCAAGCCGCGCTTCGCACGATGGAACGCTATCAGGGTGAAGTCCGCGGCGTGAATATGACGGTGTGAGCCGCGGCCGCAATCCTGATTTGCTGCAAGGATGCGTAACGACCGGAATCACAGGAGGCGGAGATGATCCGGCATCCATTCAAATCCGACTTCCCGGTCTCCGGCGTGCGCCGCTATCTTGAGCCCGGGCCGATCGTGCTGGTATCGTCGCAGTGGAAGGGCGAGCGCAACATCATGACGCTCGGCTGGCATGTCGTGCTGGAATTCACCCCGTCGCTGATCGGCCTGATGATCTCCAGCGGCAACCACTCGTTCGAGATGATCCGCAGCTCCGGCGAATGCGTGGTCAGTCTGCCGACCACCTCACTGACCGATATCGTCGTCGGCATCGGCAACACCTCGGGTGCCGAGATCGACAAATTCGCGCAGTTCGGGCTGACGGCGGAGAAGGCGACGGCGGTCGCCGCGCCGCTGATCGGCGAATGCCACGCCGCGTTCGAATGCCGGCTGCACGACGACGCCCTGGTCGACAAGTACAACTTCTTCATCTTCGAAGTCGTCAAAGCCCACGTCGCCGCCCGGCCGAAACATCCGCAAACGCTGCATTACACCGGCGACGGCGTATTCATGGTCGCCGGCAAGACCATCAGCCGCAAATCGCTGTTCCGGCCGGGGATGCTGTGAGTGCGGGCGGCGCCAGTCAGATACCGGACGATCAGATTGGTATCAATCGCGCGCATGACGACGCCGTGCTTCCGCGGCAACCGCGGCGGCCATGTCGTCCAGCGACTTCGGTGGCCCGTCGAAGCGCAGCGAGGCGTAAACCTGGTCCGGCCGGGTCGAAGCGAACAGCGGAGCAGGGCGCAGCAGCACGCCGTCAGGCGTTTCTTCAACGGTCAGTCGGGTGCCGGCCGGCCACTGCCGGCGCTCCCGGATCGCCTTGGGCAGGATGACCTGCCCCTTGGTGGAGACTGTCGTCGTCAGCTTGTCGGCCGGTGCTGCCATTGGTCGTGCCCTGTAAGACGAACGTAAGATAGGGCGAGCTGCGCCGGTCGACAAGCCAGAGCGATGCGGAGGGTGGCTGTAGCCGCTCCCCAGGGTGCGGTGGTCACTCAGCTCAGGTGATGGACCTGTTGCAGGCCGTAGACCGGGGTCGGGAGGCCTTCCATTCGGGCTTTGAGCTGCAGCGCCAGGAACTGCGAGTAATGGCGCGACTGGTGCAGATTGCCGCCGTGGAACCACAAGCCTTCCTGTTGGGTCGGCTTCCACATGTTGCGCTGCTCGCCTTCCCACGGGCCGGGGTCTTTGCGGGTGTTGGAGCCGAGGCCCCAGACTTTGCCGACCTTGTCGGCGACCTCTTTCGAGATCAGGTCGGCGGCCCAGCCGTTCATCGAGCCGTAGCCGGTGGCATAGACGACGAGATCGGCCGGCAGCTCGGTGCCGTCGCTGAGGATCACGGAGTGTTCGGTCAGGCGCTCTACGTCGACGCCGCTCTTCAACTTGATCCGGCCGTCGGCGACCAGCTCGGATGCGCCGACGTCGATGTAGTAGCCCGAGCCGCGGCGCAGATACTTCATGAACAGGCCGGAATCGTCATCGCCGTAGTCGAGCATGAAGCCGGCCGCTTCCAGGCGCTTGTAGAATTCGGCGTCCCGCTCCCGGATCGCGTTGTAAATCGGGATCTGGAATTCGTGCAGGATCTTGTAGGGCAGCGAGGCGAAGATCAGGTCGGCCTTGGCGGTGGTGATGCCGTTCTGCACCGCCTGCTCGGAGTAAAGCCCGGCGAGCCCGAGCTCCATCAACGAGTTCGACTTGACGATATGGGTCGATGAACGCTGCACCATGGTGACGTCGGCGCCGGCTTCCCATAGCGCCGCGCAGATATCGTGCGCCGAGTTGTTGGAGCCGATCACCACCGCTTTCTTGCCCTTCCATGCATCCGGCCCGGGATGCTGCGACGAGTGGTGCTGATCGCCCTTGAACACGTCCATGCCTTCGAATTGCGGCATGTTCGGCTTGGCCGACATGCCGGTGGCGAGCACCAGCTGCTTCGGCGTCAGCGTGATCTCTTCACCGTGGCGCTCGACCACCACGGTCCATTGCTTGGCGGCGTCATCGTAGGTGGCGCGCTTGCAGACGGTGGAGCCCCAGTAA belongs to Rhodopseudomonas palustris and includes:
- a CDS encoding DUF3313 domain-containing protein, with the translated sequence MPPPAPSLRRSADFTCCTAVVLSGLMSGCATAPLNRAGSLHGYADLKPSDGLVTRSLLKVSREDVLAAKTVRIVPTAFPDPDGRGPLTATQRRLVTNAADRTLCYGLSERFRVVSAAEPADLTVRAVITHVTPTNTVAVGLSKGAFVAKTVLLPGVPFPIPRIPIGLGSLSLEAEATDDRGNQKAAMVWGRGATALDPGRVAEEGDAYGLAASFGDDFSKMLVIGKTPFGGLPSAPSANALMAALGAAPKYPACEAFGRLPGVVGLLGDGIGLPPGWTDQGGKQNPPPPTLANRDAAATQ
- a CDS encoding TetR family transcriptional regulator, producing the protein MKELQTKQDVSEKPEGLRERKRRETLQRISDAALELFLNKGFDATTLDEIAEAAGISRRTFFYYFASKDDILTAYLGRRTDELRAAVLQSSSAGEPIDVVCNALLKLASKFGDRKTIATAGLVSGSEFLGTRAQSRYQTFEQGVADALFEIWPKKDRRDGLRLVAMVSIGALRLGVDRWLEHGGKRPLAKYIEDAFRNLKAEI
- the gltS gene encoding sodium/glutamate symporter, coding for MEIDAFYTFTIAVILLLTGKIATLNAPLLRKYSIPEPVIGGFLCTAVVALSYTLLDRQITFDLAMRDFLLLLFFAGIGLKAEVKMLLAGGRPLVILLSLAVVLMLIQNFAGMGMASLFGLEAKAGLMVGSISLTGGIGTTLAWAPTFTEQLGISNAMELGVAANTVGLIAACIIGGPVAAFLMKRHSVAATDDPELSIGVSNDGRQPKLDYFCILWAVLALNLAIILGLGIHDALTRTGLNLPAFVSCLMAGILIRNLMPIAVSSRVQKLWPGVDDGLALVSDLALGLFLTMALMGLQLWQLNGVFTFVASALVVQIILAVIFTISIVFRLMGKDYEAVVISAGFGGIALGSTATAIANMTAVTQQYGAAHRAFIVVPLVCGFFIDIVNALIISVFVG
- a CDS encoding AraC family transcriptional regulator; protein product: MSAVVHPRSIHLRSVGGGEPRQPEPGLDDRATRNWRHCATTTLHVLNRPNSLSQRAPVDRTLRGDWSSYVDEVPRDLVAANGVGSLESIEQSKRHRHDKAQLLYCARGVVNCEVEDGVWIVPPQCAIWIPGGLPHAAFGSGEVECICLFVAPDAAAGLPVTCCTIAIADLLRHLLIRASELPERYDVDGPDGRIVAVFLDELAKAPAEQLCLPIPSDPRLKQLAELLVSSPADHATVAEWAGRVALSERSLSRMLMDEIGMSFGHWRRQLHVILALRRLSAGETVQTVAVDLGYESASSFVTMFRKMVGKPPIRYLVERQTSVPLSRSDSPPKPRFRRHTHIAVSRARPSR
- a CDS encoding AAA family ATPase, with product MNGGLVVISGCSGGGKSSLLAELRARGHRVVEEPGRRIIAEETAVGGSGLPWIDLAAFLRRAIAMAIADHAAAAKNTGWTFFDRGLIDAAAALQAMAGDDVLRPLAAAHRYHRRIFMAPPWPEIYVADDGRRHGFEAAVAEYDRLSAAYPALGYDVVPLPKLPTAARADFVLRAGGEQGPGHH
- a CDS encoding phytanoyl-CoA dioxygenase family protein, which gives rise to MSGLHHSDLSNAQIEHFIDHGYLKLAGAFDNELARLGRDQLWNAMGLSPGAPETWKQPVVRLGFMTGRAFVDAANTPILHRAYDALVGPGRWLRPSGLGTFPIRFPSAIDPGDTGWHIDVSFGTDHPDFLQWRANVKSSGRALLMLFLFSDIGENDAPTRIRCGSHLPIARQLLPHGDRGLTLGELTADNFASTENCDVVLATGEAGTVYFCHPFLVHSAQPHRGSQPRFLAQPPLLPKGEFDPSLPASPVQIAIRKAIGMMG
- a CDS encoding flavin reductase family protein encodes the protein MIRHPFKSDFPVSGVRRYLEPGPIVLVSSQWKGERNIMTLGWHVVLEFTPSLIGLMISSGNHSFEMIRSSGECVVSLPTTSLTDIVVGIGNTSGAEIDKFAQFGLTAEKATAVAAPLIGECHAAFECRLHDDALVDKYNFFIFEVVKAHVAARPKHPQTLHYTGDGVFMVAGKTISRKSLFRPGML
- a CDS encoding AbrB/MazE/SpoVT family DNA-binding domain-containing protein gives rise to the protein MAAPADKLTTTVSTKGQVILPKAIRERRQWPAGTRLTVEETPDGVLLRPAPLFASTRPDQVYASLRFDGPPKSLDDMAAAVAAEARRRHARD
- a CDS encoding NAD(P)/FAD-dependent oxidoreductase → MLDTAPNGKITTLLGQLDDALSAGDIDRAVDLFQTDCYWRDLVAFTWNIKTMEGKDQVRDMLNARLADTKPSQWRIADGEDAAETDGIVECFIQFDTALARGVGHLRLKDGRIWTLLTTMAELKGFEEPQGFQRPMGVKHGADPSRKTWKEERDAEAAELGISRQPYCVIIGGGQGGIALGARLRQLGVPTIIIEKNERPGDSWRKRYKSLCLHDPVWYDHLPYLPFPPNWPVFAPKDKIGDWLEMYTRVMELNYWGSTVCKRATYDDAAKQWTVVVERHGEEITLTPKQLVLATGMSAKPNMPQFEGMDVFKGDQHHSSQHPGPDAWKGKKAVVIGSNNSAHDICAALWEAGADVTMVQRSSTHIVKSNSLMELGLAGLYSEQAVQNGITTAKADLIFASLPYKILHEFQIPIYNAIRERDAEFYKRLEAAGFMLDYGDDDSGLFMKYLRRGSGYYIDVGASELVADGRIKLKSGVDVERLTEHSVILSDGTELPADLVVYATGYGSMNGWAADLISKEVADKVGKVWGLGSNTRKDPGPWEGEQRNMWKPTQQEGLWFHGGNLHQSRHYSQFLALQLKARMEGLPTPVYGLQQVHHLS